The following coding sequences are from one Maridesulfovibrio bastinii DSM 16055 window:
- a CDS encoding FlgO family outer membrane protein, whose translation MHFIRLLTGICFCLFFLCTFSATAHAGFFGPPENLKESGEELADELSSSDSLENKRIAVLEFKSHGAAYESMLGKRIAEYVSSAMVGIKDCNWDIVERMEIAIIRNEMEEHKDDVFNFGDWMGKRLQADLLLMGSYSITGKDIAITVRVVNPSNGSTVASASIIQPVNKEIEQLSRTRKPRTDFAETVEDITAILTDDGSKRTDDNPQEKSSHLKIYKVQGAKKVAFKKNEISVFDVGAKMGFSVIPPINSKLYILNYDPAADRGEAILLYPIPGLDPASFHAGRTYQFPEFVSGGVTSYDVEEPLGRMVFKVIGVDDSLKMDLTGSLELRDGYYWLNAENLPEFMDNLSSIPDNSWWSEDVEFWIQ comes from the coding sequence ATGCACTTTATCAGATTATTAACGGGGATATGTTTCTGTCTTTTTTTTCTATGCACTTTTAGTGCAACCGCACATGCCGGTTTTTTCGGTCCACCTGAAAATCTTAAGGAATCAGGAGAAGAGCTTGCAGATGAGTTAAGCTCTTCAGATTCTCTTGAAAATAAAAGAATCGCCGTCCTTGAATTTAAATCCCACGGAGCAGCGTATGAGTCCATGCTGGGCAAACGGATAGCCGAATATGTTTCCTCTGCTATGGTTGGTATTAAGGATTGCAACTGGGATATTGTGGAGCGGATGGAGATAGCCATTATCAGAAACGAAATGGAAGAGCATAAGGATGATGTCTTCAACTTTGGCGATTGGATGGGTAAAAGATTGCAGGCCGATCTGCTGCTGATGGGCAGCTACTCTATAACCGGGAAGGATATTGCAATCACAGTCAGGGTTGTTAATCCATCAAATGGCAGCACGGTGGCCTCGGCATCCATAATTCAGCCGGTGAACAAAGAAATTGAGCAGTTGTCGAGGACCAGAAAACCCCGCACTGATTTTGCGGAAACTGTAGAGGATATAACCGCAATATTAACTGATGACGGTAGTAAACGCACGGATGATAATCCGCAGGAAAAGTCTTCGCATCTAAAAATTTATAAAGTTCAGGGTGCTAAAAAAGTTGCTTTCAAAAAAAATGAAATTTCTGTTTTTGACGTTGGTGCTAAAATGGGTTTTTCCGTCATTCCTCCGATAAATTCAAAACTGTATATTTTAAATTATGATCCCGCAGCTGACCGGGGTGAAGCAATATTGCTCTACCCGATTCCCGGACTCGATCCTGCTTCGTTTCATGCCGGGCGGACTTACCAGTTTCCGGAGTTTGTTTCAGGCGGGGTAACTTCCTATGATGTGGAAGAACCGCTGGGCCGGATGGTTTTTAAAGTCATAGGTGTGGATGATTCCCTGAAAATGGACCTGACAGGCTCTTTGGAACTGCGGGATGGCTATTACTGGCTGAATGCTGAAAATCTACCGGAATTTATGGATAATCTTTCTTCCATACCGGATAATTCATGGTGGTCTGAGGATGTTGAATTCTGGATTCAATAA